A stretch of Carnobacterium funditum DSM 5970 DNA encodes these proteins:
- a CDS encoding type II toxin-antitoxin system Phd/YefM family antitoxin: MSIVNPSQARKVFYQLLKDVNKNNEPIYISGKNEDSEAVMISKKDWDAIQETLYLQ; the protein is encoded by the coding sequence ATGTCGATTGTAAACCCTAGCCAAGCTAGAAAAGTCTTTTATCAATTACTAAAAGACGTCAACAAAAACAATGAGCCCATTTACATTTCAGGTAAAAATGAAGATAGCGAAGCCGTTATGATTAGCAAAAAAGACTGGGATGCTATTCAAGAAACGTTATACCTTCAA